The region ATCGGTGCTAATAAGCCCCGCCTATTGCACACGCTAGCGTCGAACTGTGTGCGATGACATCATGACATCACAAATGTTACAGAAATAAAACCATGTGCGATGGCCAACACATCACACACGATTGAGGAAGGAAACTGCGTGCGATTCCTTGCACACAGTTTTCTCAAAGAAGCATTTGCGATGAACTAAACTATCACACACGTTTTGGTTGAACGAACCGTGTGTTCTGCATAGCACATGAATGTGCTGAAAAACTTGTCTGTGATTTGTAACATGCGGTTCGTTTTGATGAATTGTGTGAGATATGTTGCCATCACAGACAGTTACACCTAAGAAGCCGTGTGTGGTAATGTTTACACGATGGTCTCACTATTGGAAACTCTAGCTTTTTTTTCACCGGCTCTTCTTCTTTGTCAACGCTACTAAGGACGTGACGGTCGCCAACTTGATGGACGAAAGAACATGAGAAAGGGTTCTAAAATAAAAGGCTAGAAAGCCTACTACAGTACAGTCAAAGTCAGCGGCTGAGTTTGCCTAGCCTCGCCTACTCATTTTTGTAGGTCAATGATGTCAATAATCGAAAGTTTTACCAGCTGCACATTGGCCTCGTGTAACCGTCGCATGAAATATTTTAAACATGCATAAAAACATTAAATGATAAAGTAACAGAGGTTCATAGGTTCTTAATTACATGAAATATTTACAAGATAATATAAACTGGCTAGGCATAAAACTGATCCATCATCTGCCATCTTTTGACATGCTTACCAGTGCTGCGGCTGCAGCAGCGCGACCCTCAGCGTCAAGGGGAAGGAGACATGTCCTCATGTCAATAATCCGCCTATACATGTTGCAGCTTTTTTAGTCGTCGTTAGCCGCCTACGTGAGATGTTGTGTAGTCAAACTTTTCTCCCAGATCGAGTGTCAGCGGCGCTTGTCGATGCCATCCTTCATTTTGGTAAAGGTAAAGATAAAATCTAGTAAGATCGATCTTAGTAAATTAGTTTCCAAGATTTTCACTAGTTTAATATTTTCCTCTTCCATCTCCAAATTTTTATTTAGTTTAGGGATCACTCACAAGCTTTCTCGCCATCTCTTTTTGATTATCTTGTTTCAAAAATTAAAGTATCAAGAGATATAGAATTACTTTGCAGTTTCTGAACTGAGTTGCATTGTGCTTATTTTGTAAGCTGCCGGTAAAAATTTACGGTTCTATTACTCTTATTAGTAGATTACATATCAAGAATTTTTGTTATCCCGTTTTTGCCCTTCCACCTTTTGTCAGAACACAGCTTGATCAAAAAATAAGTGTGATGCCAAATATCTAATAATCTAAGAGCTAATATAATAGGCTGGACGAAGTTACAGTAATCCATCATATATTACCAAATGGAATTTAGCTCACTGGGTTTTCTCTATAAAGCATGGGTTCTTGTTTGTCCTTCAATATATTTAAAATAGTTTATGATTTATTAAGTCATCAAAGGCGAGAAAAACTTGTGTCCTCAACCAATACAACCATCTGTAGATAATAGTTTATGATTTGTTACATTATCGAAGGCATGAAAAACTTGTGTCTTCAACCAATACAACCATTTGGTCTACCATAGTAAAATATGTAGCCCCTATTGATTATAACAGTGAAGTCAGTTTCTTTGTAGCAATCTGGCCTGTCAACTAACTTGATCATGCGAGTTGTAATTGGGTCCCGAGCATGGCCGTTGGCATCGTAGATCTTAACATGCTTAAAGTATGCAGATCTCTtatcatcttcatcatccgggaACTGACCACTGCCCATTGGAGGGCCATGTGTATTTTTTAGGTAATTCACAAATCCTGTCAGGGCTTGTATTCGTGATTCTCCAGGGCAAAGTTGTCCTGGAAAATGCCCCAAGAATGATGGACTGTCTAAATCGTGTCGATACACCACCCAATCCCCGGAGTTCGGATCCTGCAGTATACAATAAACGAGGGATGATGGTCATAAATGATATTTTTTCATGCTACAGAAGTGTAAAGAAGCTAGATAGCTTGCAAGGAATCTCTTGTGAACATGTGCCATTGCAATCTTATAGGGATATATCTACTAGGACAACAGGGGGGGACCTTGTTTAGGCTAAGCCTGGCGTAGCGATCGGCTTGGCCATAAATTGACGGGGGAGAAATAGCTTGGCCAGGCACTAGTGCAGCTCCCCTAGCAGGGACAAATCGTGGGCACTGCAAGTTATAGCAGCCTGCAGATTTGGTGTCCCTCTGAGAAATGATACAAGGCGACATGTATTAATGTTAATGTATACATAGCTATACTTAGTATAAACGAGTCCAAAGAGGAAAAAAAAGGATAAGTTTAGTGACACCTCAACATTATGTACTTTATCAGAATGGCATGGTATACACTTACCGTCGTGTATGTAAAGAATCGAACATCTCGGTTATGATACAAAGAGGGAGAAATCTGCAAGCCAACCGATAATTTAAATAGCACTTCTTGAAAAGCATTTGAGTTTGTCAGAATGGGTGATATGTGTATGTACATGAAACCCTGCTTCAATTAAGCTGTAGTGTTCCCCTTCTCGACAATAGACCTGTATGGCTGATCCGGAGTCTTGAGAGTTTTCTTTATTAGGTGAACCCCATATACTCATTTCATCTCGAAGACCATAGAATTTTCCTGGCTCCGTGTGCCACATTGCATACTATTTATATAAAGATGTAGCTCAAATTAGTGAATAGTCAGAAAAAATTGTACTAGTGCACAAGCATATTACAACTTTAAGGTAGCTTCTTGCCAGCGATAAGATGCTCTTCTTCCTAGAACTTACAACGTGGTGTTTTTAGGTGATCCTCTGGACGCTATCAGGATTTTCCTATACCTTAACCAAGTAGGTCTGGCTCGAACAATCCTTCTCAACAAGGTGCATGGGTCATGCCGATGTACCATGGGCAATTGGTGCATTGGTTAACTCCTAGCTAAGTGTTGgcacatcgggattagtattacatAGTGCATGCATACATGGAACTTCTCGGTAAGGAAATACGATGTACACTCCAAGTCCAAGCTAAGTGTTGGCACATCGTGATTAGTAATACATAGAGCATGCATGGAGCTAGATCCGTTTCTGAATCCATTTGGTGTGGTGTATTAATTTTTATATATTGCATTACTTGTCTTGGTCTGTATCTGGATCCATTTGTGTTTGGTGCATTAATTTTGTATATTGCATTCTTTGTCAAACCAGATCTGTTTCTGAATCCATTGAGTGTAGTGCATTAATTTTGTACTCCTTCTGTCTGGGTTTATTAGGCCCCCTTTTTATTTTGGACAAAAGTTTTGACATGAATTTTAACTAATAAAATTTACACTATATGTCACAAAAATTGTACCGTGGAAAAGCTCTTTCAAATATAAGAACAATATACTTTTTGTAGCATATACTTTACATTTTTTAGTCAAAGTTGGATCCAAAATACAAGGGGGCCTAATATACGGGAACAGAGGTAGTATATTGCATTCCTTGTCAAACTAgatctgtttttcttttctttccttttttgtgaAAAAACAAAATCTGTTTCTCAATCCATTGGGTGTGGTACATTAATTTTGTAGATTGCGCTAAAGAGAAACATATTCGTAGTTCCATTCATGCATGTAATCTAGATTGAGCAACTATTTCCTTCTGTTACGAAAATTATCATTTTGGACATAGGTAAAGTACTTACTATAAAATCATATGCATACATTTGTCTCTAGAAGTACTTCCACAATGTGCAATTTTAGTATTTATACATATTCTCTGATTGATGTTTATGGGAACTGAAGATCTAACGATTTGGGAAAATTCCTTCACGCCTTCCTGTTCATCACATAACAAAACAAATAGGATTCAAATCTAAcacggagggagggagggggtgtcGTACATGAGATATGGTGTTGCCTTTTCCATCAGTTTTCATTCTCCCGTTGAGCTGAAAAGGGTTGGATCTTGAAAGAGTGCCATTCTAAAAAATGTTTTTTCTGGAAAGTTAGGACGATTGTTGTACCAAATCCACAAAACATAATTATTTCCTTGCACATGTGGTGTTCTAATATCTACTGGGCGACATAACTGACAGAGAATAATTACAACAGAATACAAATATTGGTAGTTTTCATGATCAAGTGGTCATGTAGGTACAAGAACGTGGTGGATACATAAGAAATATTAGAAAGGGTTATATGTTTTGACAAGCTAAAAGTAAATTTAATTTTACCTTCTCATTTGTTTGTAGGCTGCCACCCAGATCTATTGATTCGGCCAAAGTGATGTAGTAAGGAGCAAATGAAAATAAGAGAAATATTGGTATGATAACATGACCCTGACCAGAAGCCATGGGTACAAGGAACTGTCTTCCTTCAACAAAACTTATAATTTTGTGGTTCCTTATACTTGTGTGAGACCTGGGCAATGCTATATATAGAGTAGAGGTAAAAAAAATTCTATAGAATGGTTTAGACCATTTCTTGTACGCGTTCGCTCAACATTTATTGAATGGCTGATTTGATGATCTATCTTTCTTTGTATTTGGGTACATATCAATTTTTCCATGAATGTTTTTTAATAGTTACTTAATTTACAATCGTTGCATATCCAATATACAGATAAGGAGACACTTATTGTTTCATGATATTTCATTAATAACGGATTTGCTTATATCCAATGAATGGTTGTCTGATGATATGTCTTGTTTTTCTATGGATATGTATCGGTTGCTCCATCAATATTCACTAATAATAGACTTGGTTTAAATTGTAACCATTTATTTTCATTAATTTTTTTCAAACTCGTTGGTAGCTGACCTACTCCTTTCCATTCATCAGTATAATGGAGGGAATCACCCTTTCATGGGCCAGTACTCTCCTCCTAGCCCAACTAGGAGCCCATGGATCAATGGAAAAAAGATTGGCTAGTTTGAATTATA is a window of Triticum dicoccoides isolate Atlit2015 ecotype Zavitan chromosome 2B, WEW_v2.0, whole genome shotgun sequence DNA encoding:
- the LOC119367044 gene encoding uncharacterized protein LOC119367044, with the protein product MASGQGHVIIPIFLLFSFAPYYITLAESIDLGGSLQTNEKNGTLSRSNPFQLNGRMKTDGKGNTISHYAMWHTEPGKFYGLRDEMSIWGSPNKENSQDSGSAIQVYCREGEHYSLIEAGFHISPSLYHNRDVRFFTYTTRDTKSAGCYNLQCPRFVPARGAALVPGQAISPPSIYGQADRYARLSLNKDPNSGDWVVYRHDLDSPSFLGHFPGQLCPGESRIQALTGFVNYLKNTHGPPMGSGQFPDDEDDKRSAYFKHVKIYDANGHARDPITTRMIKLVDRPDCYKETDFTVIINRGYIFYYGRPNGCIG